Part of the Variovorax sp. PAMC 28711 genome is shown below.
AACACGAACATCGCCGCAGCGAGGCCGATGAGCACCCCGCCCGACAGGGCCGACCAGGGGGTGAATGCATTCCATGCAATCGTCATCATTTTTCCTTGGGACAGTAGAGACGGTAGAGCACCGCGAGGATCTCGAGCAGGTCGGGATCGACCACGCTGTAGAAGATGTTCTTGCCTTCGCGGCGGGTGTTGACCACGCCTTCGTTGCGCAGCACGCCCAGTTGCTGGGAGAGGGTCGGCTGCCGGATGCCGAGCTGCACCTCGAGTTCGCTCACGCACATCTCGCCTTGCGAAAGCTGGCACAGCAACAACATGCGTTCCACGTTGGCGAGCAGCTTGAGCGCGCCGACCGCCTTGTCGGCTGCAAGACGAAGTGTTTCGGGGTCGAGCGCCGGAGGCGAGGCTGCTTTCATGAGTCGATCGAAGTGTTAAAGAAGTTGCTTCATTATATTCATAGATATATTATTTTTCAATAGATTAAAAATCACGAAAGCGAGAACCCGCCATGAACCACCGCGCCATCACCCAGGCCTTCTTCGACCCCGGGACCTGGACCGTCACCTACCTCGTGTGGGACCCTGCGACCCTGCGCGCCGCCGTCATCGACCCCGTGCTCGACTACGACTTCAAGTCGGGCCACACCGCGAGCGCGTCGTCGGACAAGGTCATCGCCTGCGTGGAGCGCCACGCGCTGCAGGTCGACTGGATCCTCGAGACCCACGCCCACGCGGATCACCTCTCGGGCGCGCGCTACCTGCAGGAGCGCCTCGGCGGCAAGATCGCCATCGGCGAGAACATCCGTGTCGTGCAGGCCACCTTCAAGAAGCTCTACAACCTGGAGCGCAGCTTCCTGCCCGATGGCAGCCAGTTCGATCACCTGTTCAAGGACGGCGAGACCTTCATGATCGGCAGCATCGAGGCCCGCGCCTTGCTGGTGCCCGGCCACACACCGGCCGACATGGCCTACCTCATCGAGGACGCCGTGTTCGTCGGCGACACCCTCTTCATGCCGGACGTCGGCAGTGCACGCGCCGACTTCCCCGGCGGCGATGCCCATCAGCTGTACGGCTCGATGCGGCGGCTGCTCGCCCTGCCGCCCGAGACCCGCATGTACGTGTGCCACGACTATCCGCCGGCCTCGCGTGCGGCGCACTGGGAAAGCACCGTCGCCGAGCAGCGCGCACACAACGTCCATGCACACGACGGCATCGGCGAAGACGAATTCGTGGCGATGCGGCAGGCACGCGACGCCACGCTCGATGTGCCCACGCTGATCCTGCCGTCCATCCAGGTCAACGTGCGCGCCGGTCACCTCCCGCCGACCGACGAGAACGGGGTCTCCTACCTGCGCATTCCGCTGAATGCATTGCCGGTTCACGGCGCGGTGCCTGCGCCCACGCGCACGCCGCAGTGAAGAGTCAGCGCGCCGCCCCTGGCCCTGCGAGTGTGTTCACGGCCGGCGGCAGCGGCTTCAAGTCGAGGCTGTAGCGCACCTGGGTGGCGTCGTCCGGGTCGGGCTCGTGGCGCAGGCCCATGTGCGCGGCGAACCGGCGCATCAGTTCGTTGTCCCATGCGTCGCTGGAGTACATGTTGCGCAGGCCGCGCTGGCGGGCGGTCGCGATCAGGTGCTCCATCAGCAGCGTGCCGAGGCCCTTCTGCTGCCACGCGTCGGCCACGGTGACCGCGAACTCGCAGTCCTTGCCGCCCCGGTCGGCGCTGAAGCGGCCCACGCCAATCGGCGCTTCGCGCGAGCCGGTCACCGTCACCGCCACGAAGGCCGCATCGGTCGCGGGGTCGAGCACCGTCAGCTGCTTGAGCAGCGCTTCGCTCGGCGTCTTCATCGTTTCGAGAAAGCGGAAACGTCGTGCGACCGGCGACAACGCTTCGATGAAGCGACGCTCCATTTCGGCGTCCTGCGAATGCAGCGGGCGAATGAGCACCCGGTCGCCGCCGCGGATGATGCGCACCCAGCCTTCGGTTTGAACGTCGGTCATGGCGGGCGCCTCAATCGGTCACGACCATGTGGTCGATCACGCGCTGCACGCCCGGCGTGCTCCAGGCGGTGCGGCGCGCCAGTGAGCGCTCCGACCAGCTGTGCACCGTGCCCGCGAGCGTCACGTCCGACCCATCGATCGCCACCGTGATGTCGCGCGCCGCCGCATGGGCGCGGCGCTGCAGCGCGGTCTCGATGTCGTCCTTCACGGCGCTCATCGCCACCTTGGCCTTGAGCACGATCTGGTCGCTCACGCCCGTCACGCCCATGAGCGAGCGCACGCCCGACTCTGCGCCCTCCTTCTGGAACGCCCAGTCGACCTGGCCGCTCAGGGTGATCCATCCGTTCTCGACGAGCACCTTGACCGCGTCCTTGGGCAGGTAGGTCATCCACTCGATCACGTTCTCGGCCGAGCGCGCGATGTCGGCATCGGTGCGCGTGTTGCTGTCGGGCAGCTTGACGTCGATCTCGATGGCCAGCGCCTTGACGCCGCTCACGCGCTGGGCCGCGCGCTCGGCCTCCCACTTGGCATTAAAGCTCTCCACGTGGCCGGCGAGCGTCACGATGCCCTCGTGCACCTCGACGCCGATCGCCGCGGCATCGACCGAGGGCTCCCACGCGAGTTCGGCGAGCACGTCGTGCTGGATCTGGCTGTCGGTCTTGGTCATAGCGTTTCGTCCTGGTTGCAAAAACATCAGCTTGCGCGGCGGACGGCCCGCGGGTCTGTGCGGTAACGCACCGGTCGGACTCCGATCAGAGGTAGCGCGCTTCCTGCAGGTCGATCTCGCGCACCATCCGACCCTGCGCCGCTTCCGTGATCCGGCGGTCGCGACCGCGCTGCAGGACCTGTTCGCGCTCCGCGCGCAGCCCGAGCAGCCGCAACTGACGATCGACGGCGTCCGCCGCGTGGCGGCGCGCAGCGGTGGCGCCTTCGGCGGGGTCGGGATCGATCCGCTGGCGGTACATGGCGATCAGACGGGCGGTCGTTGCGGCGTACGGGTCGGCGGCGCTGCCGGCATCGCCCGACACCAGTGCCAGGCGAGCTGCCTGCGCGCGTTCGAGCGCCACGATGGCGGCTTCGGCCGCACCCGCCCGGGCCCGGTCCTCCTCGACGACGTGCGAAGCCTCGGGCAACGCCACACCCCGGAGCGCGCGCGGCAGCAGCACCGTCGCGGCGACGAGCGACATCAGGATGACCCCCGCCGCCAGCGCGATCGCCAGGTCGCGCGCCGGAAACGGAGCGCCATCGCCCAGCAGCAGCGGCAGCGTCATCACGCCCGCGAGCGTGACCGCCCCGCGCACCCCTGCGAGCGACATGGCGGCCACCACGCGCCAGCGCTGGCCGTGCGAGATGGGCGTGAGCGACTGCATGCCGAAGAAGGTGACCATCATCGAAGTCCAGACCCACGCGAAGCGCAGGCCCGCGAGGGCCACGACGATGCCAAGCACGTACACGCCGAGCCACCACGGATTCTGGTGCCCGGTGAGCCGCACCGTCTCGCCGGCCCCCGCCACGATGGAAGGAATCTGCTCCCCGAGCAGCACGAACACGCTGCCGTTCGCCACCAGCTGCAGCGTGTACCACACGGCGGTGCGGCGGATGCGCGTGATCGCCTGCCAGTGCGCGTGCGGGCTGTGGCCCATCGTGATGCCGGCGGCGACGGCAGCGAGGATGCCCGAGCACTCCATCGCCTCGGCCAGCAGGTAGACGCCGAACGGGATCAGCACGCTCGCCAGGATCTGCGCGCCACCGTCGTCGCCGACCGGTGCCGACGACGTGCGAACCTTGGTCACCAGCCAGGTCACCGTGAAGCCGACACCCAGCCCGCCCGATGCGACCCATAGAAAACTCAACAGCGCCTGCGACAGGGCGAACGATCCGGTCAGCGCGGCGACCACGGCAAAGCGCATGCACACGAGCCCGACGCGTCGTTGAACAGGGCTTCGCCTTCGAGGATGCGGCGCATGCGCAGCGGCAGCGGCGTCTGCCCCGCAATGGCGGACACCGCGATCGGATCGGTCGGCGAGATCACCGCCGCCAGCGCGAACGCGACGGCCAGCGGCATCGCCGGGATGGCCCAGTGGATCAGCAGCCCGATGCCAGCACCGTGAAGACCACCAGTCCCAGGGCGAGCGTGACGATGGTGGGCGCTTCGCGACGCAGGTCGTCCTTGGGGATGCGCCAGCCATCGAGGAACAGCAGCGGCGGCAGCAGAAGCAGGAAGAACACCTGTGGCTCGAGCGGCACGGACGTGAGGCCCGAATAGAACAGCGCGCTACCCAGTGCGATCTGGATCAGCGGCACGGGCAGTGGGACCACGCGCGCGATCAGCCTGCTGCCGACGACCGCCAGCAGCATGAGCAGGACGAGTCGCGTGGCGTCCAACGGCGTGTGCGGCCGCGCTAGTGCGAGACGAGCGAGCAGCGCTGGCCGCTCACGAGCAGGTCGCGCGTGACGCCGCCCAGCGCCCATTCGCGCAGGCGGCTGTGGCCGTAGGCGCCGGCGACGGTGATGTCGATGCCCCGGTCCTGGCCCAGGGCGAACAGGACGGTCGCATCGTCGCCCCCCGGTGGCGAGGACACGCACTCGG
Proteins encoded:
- a CDS encoding BON domain-containing protein encodes the protein MTKTDSQIQHDVLAELAWEPSVDAAAIGVEVHEGIVTLAGHVESFNAKWEAERAAQRVSGVKALAIEIDVKLPDSNTRTDADIARSAENVIEWMTYLPKDAVKVLVENGWITLSGQVDWAFQKEGAESGVRSLMGVTGVSDQIVLKAKVAMSAVKDDIETALQRRAHAAARDITVAIDGSDVTLAGTVHSWSERSLARRTAWSTPGVQRVIDHMVVTD
- a CDS encoding MBL fold metallo-hydrolase; translated protein: MNHRAITQAFFDPGTWTVTYLVWDPATLRAAVIDPVLDYDFKSGHTASASSDKVIACVERHALQVDWILETHAHADHLSGARYLQERLGGKIAIGENIRVVQATFKKLYNLERSFLPDGSQFDHLFKDGETFMIGSIEARALLVPGHTPADMAYLIEDAVFVGDTLFMPDVGSARADFPGGDAHQLYGSMRRLLALPPETRMYVCHDYPPASRAAHWESTVAEQRAHNVHAHDGIGEDEFVAMRQARDATLDVPTLILPSIQVNVRAGHLPPTDENGVSYLRIPLNALPVHGAVPAPTRTPQ
- a CDS encoding cation:proton antiporter; protein product: MRFAVVAALTGSFALSQALLSFLWVASGGLGVGFTVTWLVTKVRTSSAPVGDDGGAQILASVLIPFGVYLLAEAMECSGILAAVAAGITMGHSPHAHWQAITRIRRTAVWYTLQLVANGSVFVLLGEQIPSIVAGAGETVRLTGHQNPWWLGVYVLGIVVALAGLRFAWVWTSMMVTFFGMQSLTPISHGQRWRVVAAMSLAGVRGAVTLAGVMTLPLLLGDGAPFPARDLAIALAAGVILMSLVAATVLLPRALRGVALPEASHVVEEDRARAGAAEAAIVALERAQAARLALVSGDAGSAADPYAATTARLIAMYRQRIDPDPAEGATAARRHAADAVDRQLRLLGLRAEREQVLQRGRDRRITEAAQGRMVREIDLQEARYL
- a CDS encoding GNAT family N-acetyltransferase, with translation MTDVQTEGWVRIIRGGDRVLIRPLHSQDAEMERRFIEALSPVARRFRFLETMKTPSEALLKQLTVLDPATDAAFVAVTVTGSREAPIGVGRFSADRGGKDCEFAVTVADAWQQKGLGTLLMEHLIATARQRGLRNMYSSDAWDNELMRRFAAHMGLRHEPDPDDATQVRYSLDLKPLPPAVNTLAGPGAAR
- a CDS encoding ArsR/SmtB family transcription factor yields the protein MKAASPPALDPETLRLAADKAVGALKLLANVERMLLLCQLSQGEMCVSELEVQLGIRQPTLSQQLGVLRNEGVVNTRREGKNIFYSVVDPDLLEILAVLYRLYCPKEK